The proteins below come from a single Drosophila kikkawai strain 14028-0561.14 chromosome 3R, DkikHiC1v2, whole genome shotgun sequence genomic window:
- the fkh gene encoding LOW QUALITY PROTEIN: protein fork head (The sequence of the model RefSeq protein was modified relative to this genomic sequence to represent the inferred CDS: substituted 2 bases at 2 genomic stop codons) has protein sequence MQKLYAEPPPSSAPVSMASSGGPASGGGGGGGGGGPPPPGSQNNPNPTSNGGGSMSPLARSAYTMNSMGLPVGGMSSVSPQAAATFGSSVLDSAAAVASMSGSMGAAAMNSMGGNCMTPSSMSYASMGSPLGNMSGCMAMSAASMSAAGLNATYGGMPTGSRDMETGSPNSLGRSRVDKPTTYRRSYTHAKPPYSYISLITMAIQNNPTRMLTLSEIYQFIMDLFPFYRQNQQRWQNSIRHSLSFNDCFVKIPRTPDKPGKGSFWTLHPDSGNMFENGCYLRRQKRFKDEKKEAIRQLHKSPSHSSLEATSPGKKDHEDSHHMHHHHHSRLDHHQHHKDAGGSSIPGVGVGVGVGVNVLSAAHSKDAEALAMLHANAELCLSQQPQHVPTHHHHQHHQLQQEELSAMMANRCHPSLISDYHSSMHPLKQEPSGYTPSSHPFSINRLLPTESKADIKMYDMSQYAGYNALSPLTNTHAALGQDSYYQSLGYHAPAGTTSLXHHQYPLAXGRAEQMLRSQQQQHLQQQQHHQQQQHQLQQAQQQQQQQQQQAQQLQQAAQQLTSASNTTSAAAKASGKAGSGSGSGGSGSGSGSASGSGSGSGGSNYTQKLLQQQQQQQQQQQQQQQQQQQQQHQQQQQLLHSQLAAELQEDSSNITSDLSEEQLQQHQAAQQQLYNNYQQYAAAAGYRNWNHSLTFNGAAALQNLL, from the coding sequence ATGCAGAAGCTCTACGCGGAGCCGCCGCCCAGCAGTGCTCCCGTGAGCATGGCCAGCTCCGGCGGTCCTGCGTcgggtggcggtggcggtggcggcggcggaggaccACCTCCACCCGGCAGCCAAAACAATCCAAATCCCACAAGCAACGGCGGTGGGAGCATGAGCCCCTTGGCCAGGTCCGCCTACACGATGAACAGCATGGGATTGCCGGTGGGCGGAATGTCCTCAGTGTCGCCCCAGGCGGCAGCCACCTTTGGATCCAGCGTCTTGGACTCGGCAGCGGCTGTGGCCAGCATGAGCGGCAGCATGGGTGCCGCAGCCATGAACTCCATGGGCGGCAACTGCATGACCCCCAGCTCGATGAGCTATGCCAGCATGGGTTCCCCGCTGGGAAACATGAGCGGATGCATGGCCATGTCGGCGGCCAGTATGTCGGCGGCGGGATTGAATGCCACCTATGGCGGTATGCCGACGGGATCGCGGGACATGGAGACGGGATCGCCCAACTCTCTGGGGAGATCGCGCGTAGATAAGCCCACCACCTACCGCAGGAGCTACACGCATGCCAAGCCGCCGTACAGCTACATCTCGCTGATCACGATGGCCATCCAGAACAACCCGACACGGATGCTGACGCTCTCCGAGATCTATCAGTTCATCATGGACCTGTTCCCGTTCTACAGGCAGAACCAGCAGCGCTGGCAGAACTCCATCCGGCACTCGCTGAGCTTCAACGACTGCTTCGTGAAGATCCCGCGGACGCCGGACAAGCCCGGCAAGGGCTCCTTCTGGACCCTGCACCCGGACTCGGGGAATATGTTCGAGAACGGCTGCTATCTGCGTCGGCAGAAGCGCTTCAAGGACGAGAAGAAGGAGGCCATCAGGCAGCTGCACAAGAGTCCGTCGCACAGCAGCCTGGAGGCGACCAGTCCGGGCAAGAAGGACCACGAGGATTCGCATCACAtgcaccatcaccaccacagTCGGCTGGATCACCATCAGCACCACAAGGACGCGGGTGGCTCCTCGATCCCTGGTGTGGGAGTTGGCGTGGGAGTGGGAGTCAATGTGCTGAGCGCGGCGCATAGCAAGGACGCAGAGGCTCTGGCCATGCTGCATGCCAACGCGGAGCTGTGCCTCAGCCAGCAGCCCCAGCATGTGCCCACGCATcatcaccaccagcaccaccagctgcAGCAGGAGGAGTTGTCGGCCATGATGGCGAATAGGTGCCACCCGTCGCTGATCAGCGACTACCACTCGTCGATGCACCCGCTGAAGCAGGAGCCCTCCGGCTACACGCCCTCCAGCCACCCGTTCTCCATCAACCGCCTGCTGCCCACGGAGTCGAAGGCGGACATCAAGATGTACGACATGAGCCAGTACGCCGGCTACAACGCGCTCAGTCCGCTGACCAACACACACGCTGCCTTAGGCCAGGACTCGTACTACCAGAGCCTCGGCTACCATGCGCCCGCCGGCACCACGAGCTTGTGACACCACCAGTACCCGCTGGCTTAAGGACGCGCGGAGCAGATGCTGCGctcgcagcagcaacagcacttgcagcagcagcagcaccaccagcagcagcagcaccagctgcagcaggcgcagcagcagcaacagcagcagcagcagcaggcgcagcagctgcagcaggcgGCGCAGCAACTGACATCCGCTTCAAACACCACATCAGCGGCAGCCAAGGCCAGCGGCAAGGCGGGATCGGGCTCAGGATCGGGAGGCTCAGGCTCCGGCTCTGGTTCGGCATCCGGTTCAGGATCGGGATCAGGGGGCTCCAACTACACACAGAAGCtactccagcagcagcaacagcaacaacaacagcagcaacaacagcagcagcaacaacagcagcagcaacaccagcaacagcagcaattgCTGCACAGCCAGCTGGCGGCAGAGCTCCAGGAGGACTCCTCGAACATCACCAGCGACCTAAGCGaggagcaactgcagcagcaccagGCGGCGCAGCAGCAGTTGTACAACAACTACCAGCAGTACGCCGCGGCGGCCGGCTACCGGAACTGGAATCACAGCCTCACCTTCAACGGAGCCGCCGCCCTGCAGAACCTGCTGTAG
- the LOC121501899 gene encoding uncharacterized protein DDB_G0285291-like, giving the protein MRGSPSRRPTQPELQQQQLSVRNPEPGTSAIVYDSAALRGCEAAARRSNSSGSSTTTTCSSQEQQQQPKERQRQEERQQEQWQQEHMCIIVAYLADALYPTAATVPTTKPPQQEQEQEQEQQMLELLQQQQHQLI; this is encoded by the exons ATGCGTGGGAGTCCAAGTCGCAGGCCAACGCAGCcggaactgcagcagcagcagctctccGTACGAAATCCGGAACCCGGAACCTCCGCCATTGTCTACGACTCTGCGGCTCTACGAGGCTGCGAGGCTGCTGCCCGGCGCAG caacagcagcggcagcagcaccaccactaCCTGCAGtagccaggagcagcagcagcagccaaaggAGAGGCAGCGGCAGGAGGAACGCCAGCAGGAGCAGTGGCAGCAGGA ACACATGTGCATTATTGTTGCCTATCTGGCGGACGCTCTCTATCCGACCGCAGCAACAGTGCCAACAACAAAGCCAccgcagcaggagcaggagcaggagcaggagcaacaaATGCTGGAGCTactgcaacaacagcaacatcagctcATATAA